The nucleotide sequence ttaattttaaatttttattttgatgtgatGTGAAAATATTGATTTCACTGGCAACGGTTTTTAATTTGTAGGCATAATTCTACTTGCGGTAAAccataaattaaaagaaaaatgaaacCTAAAAGATACAAAGTGCAATGCTGCGAATGTAAATCTATGTTTAACAATGATTTTAAAAGTCAACATGAAAAAGTTAAACATGGTGGAAAAAGAGTATCCATACAAAATATTGGGGCGCCTGCAAACCCATTTGAGGCTGCGTTAAAGAAACGGAAATATGAGGCAGAAACAGAAACTATAATTGAGGTAAGATAAAACCGAAATATTTATAGGTGTATATAGGCATAATAGAAAAAGTTTACTGCAATAtccatataattttttaaatattttttggtatAATTTGGCCTAATAATAATCCTTTTACTTAAGGCTACTTCTACTGCTTCTGACACCGATTCCGTTCGAATAAGCTCTAACGATAGCCCCTACAAAAAGATCAATGGGAGTGAAAATACTGATGTTAGTGAAAATATGGACCTGAATATGCCAAGTGCCAGTACTACCATCCCCAGTGATATAGACGTGGAACCAGACGTAATCTCTATAAATACTGACGATGAAGCAACCCAATGCTTATCAAACACTATTTCTTCTGATCAACCAGGTGAAGAAAAATGTTTTATATCACTGTTAGGAAAATTTTCGTATCTGTTAGACTCTTTAAATGAAAGCAAAGGGCTGTTAGAAAAATATCATAAATCAGAAATTTTAGATGAAAAAATGACTACAATTGATATTTTAAATTCCGTGACAGAACTTAGGCAGAATTGCAACTCAATAATAGATATTGCCAATGAAGTGCTAGCAAATTTAAACAAAGATAATATTTCTTTTGAAATTGATGACCAAAATAGTCTTTCTGATAATATAGTAAATCATGATCCTGCAATGCGCCCTTCTAAGTTAAGTACTAATCAAAAAAACTATCTTATTCGTTTGGGACCCCATCAACCTCGCTTAGCGGCATTTCCATCAGATGGAAAGAATAGGTTTAATGCCCAATGGTATAATGAATTTGAATTTTTAGAATATAGTACCATAAATGACTCTGTTTTCTGTTTTGTTTGCTGCTTATTTCCAAAGGGTATAGGGCGGGAAAAAGGGGAAAGCTCTTGGGTTGAAGGAGGTGTAAAAGGGTGGGGAAAAATGAAAAGTGCTGGAAAAAATAAATTGGGCAAACTTCAACAACATTTTTCATCCATGGCTCATAAAGCGGCATTGTCCGATTATTGTAATTTCTTGATTACAGAAAGGCATATTGATGTTTTCCTAGATAAAAATAAGAGAAATACATTAATCGAACAAGAGAAAATCCATAGTCAAAATAAGAGAGTTTTATGGGTTTTAATGGATACAATCAGAACATTAGGCATTCTAGGATTGGGTTTTCGAAAATCTGATTCGGCTTCCGAAGGAAATTTTGGACAAATTGTAAACCTTATATCAAGACATAACAGTGTCGTGAAACAATGGTTTGACGACAGAAAATTGCGCCCTTATCATGTGACATACATGAGTGGTGAATCTCAAAATGAAATGATCTCTTTAATTGGATCAGAGGTACGTAGTTTGATAattgaagaaattaaagaatgtttatttttttcgataatgGCTGATACGACACCTGATTTATCCCATAAGGATATACTCTCCCTGGTAATACGTTATGCCGACAATAAGGGTAATATTCACGAAAGGCTTATTAAGACCGTTGAATGTTGCGATAAATCCGGACTGGGTATGGCCGAGTTGTTAATTAAATGCCTAAGTGAGTTGGAAATAGATAGTTCTAAACTTGCTTTTCAATCATATGATTTTGCTAGTAACATGTCCGGTCGTTTTaatggcgtacaaaaaaaaattacagatATCGTCGAGCACAATGTACCTTACATTCCCTGTCAAGATCACAGGACTAATACAGTGCTTGAACATACTTGTAACGTAAGTGCATTGATTAGAAACTTTTTTGACACTCTTGAAGAACTTTACGTATTTTTTACATCAAGCACAAAAAGATTTAAACACCTGCAAGAAAAAATACAAGAAATAGATAAATCAGTTCAACTTAAAAACCTTTCAAGAACCAGATGGACTGCAAAGGCAGACTCAGTCAGAGCTCTTAACCAAACAGTAGATCAAATTATTGAAGTTCTATCAGACATTtccaaaaatagagaatttgatggTTCTACAAGAACTAAAGCATTGGGACTTTAcaaaaagattttaaattttgacTTCATAGCTAGCttcttttttctaaaaaatattttaccaaaaattaaaattttaactgAAACGATAGAAACACCTACTTTAAATATAATAGACTGCATTAATTTGATAAAAACTACTGCCCTTAATTTAAGAAATACCGATTATGACCATAACAGTTTAAATAGTCTAATTGAAAGTGCCATAAAATATGccgaaaaattaaatattgatcCTTATTCTGATTTTTCGAAATATCATAGACGAAGGATTAtgccaaaaaaaattgatgaaaatCGTGACACTGAAGTCGATATggatttaaaaactttttatagGCGAGATTTCCAGGAAATTTTGGATACCTTATCAAGTGGTTTAAATGATAATTTTGAGCATATCAAAAAATCAATTGAGCCACTGTATTCAGTTTTAACATTTCCACTTGATAAAAGAAATATTACCTTAACGATTTTAGGTGACATTGTTGCCATGTTTCCTCCAGGTTCTAAAAAGCCTGATGTCCATCCTTTACAAGGTGAATTAGAAGTTTTATTTGATATGAACTCTAAAGTAAGTTCTTTTCCTGAACTATTATCTAATGTAACCAAGTTAAAAGATAATTTAAATCAAGCATTTTGCTTTTGTATGTTTGTATTGACTGTACCCTATGGTGTTTCAACCAACGAAAGGAGCTTTagtcaattaaaaattattaaaaatgtgTTAAGAACAACAATGTCTGATGAACGGCTTGATAATTTAATGCTATTAAAGTGTGAATCTGACATGGCGTTAAAATTAGATTTAGGTTACACAATTGATAAGTGGGCAACTCTAAAGAAAAGgcgaataattttaaaataacattttagggCTTCAATAAAATGGAAGAATACGTAATATCGTCCTTTTTTGTAAATAGTCTTTCAGGTAACAGGATTAGGACAAAAAATCTCCAgagtttttcttttttatttttttttaaactgccgacgtttcgactttatttaaaatttgtagtCTTTTTCTTTGTCCTAATCCTGTTAATCTAAACAACTACTTATGTAAATATAATACGTATGAAATAAGGTAATGTTATAAAAACGCTGTgtatttattttatgttttgatTATAGTAAAGTTATTACTtacataaaatatgtttattattataataactaATTATTCTGAATTTTGGAAAAAGGTGTAcctatgtaaataaaataaagtatgaGAGTTGGGAATATTTTTCATTCTCCCCCCCAAAAAAAAGCTCTCGCGACACCACTGTATATGGATAAGGTTGGAAGATAAGGGTGTTTGGACTGACTGCTTAAGTTCTGGTATTTCTTCTAAATCTCGAAGTGAATTAATCGGCAAATTATTGGGATGTTGTCTCAAAAAATGTGGCCCATGAAACCAAAGGTTGGATTCAATGAAACATTCAGGAAGAATTCCGCGACTACCAATATCTGCCGGATTTTCCTTAGTGTTGACATAGTGCCAACTGTTCACAGTGGTGAGAGACTGGATTTTAGCTACTCTATTAGATACAAATACCTGTAGCTGGTGCGGCTCTAGTTTCAACCAACATAATACTATATTTGAGTCAGACCACATATAAATTGGAACATTCATAACTGGTAAGGCTTTTACAACCTTATTAATAAGTTGAGAACCTAAGAGAGCTGCACAT is from Diabrotica virgifera virgifera chromosome 9, PGI_DIABVI_V3a and encodes:
- the LOC126891201 gene encoding uncharacterized protein LOC126891201, which translates into the protein MKPKRYKVQCCECKSMFNNDFKSQHEKVKHGGKRVSIQNIGAPANPFEAALKKRKYEAETETIIEATSTASDTDSVRISSNDSPYKKINGSENTDVSENMDLNMPSASTTIPSDIDVEPDVISINTDDEATQCLSNTISSDQPGEEKCFISLLGKFSYLLDSLNESKGLLEKYHKSEILDEKMTTIDILNSVTELRQNCNSIIDIANEVLANLNKDNISFEIDDQNSLSDNIVNHDPAMRPSKLSTNQKNYLIRLGPHQPRLAAFPSDGKNRFNAQWYNEFEFLEYSTINDSVFCFVCCLFPKGIGREKGESSWVEGGVKGWGKMKSAGKNKLGKLQQHFSSMAHKAALSDYCNFLITERHIDVFLDKNKRNTLIEQEKIHSQNKRVLWVLMDTIRTLGILGLGFRKSDSASEGNFGQIVNLISRHNSVVKQWFDDRKLRPYHVTYMSGESQNEMISLIGSEVRSLIIEEIKECLFFSIMADTTPDLSHKDILSLVIRYADNKGNIHERLIKTVECCDKSGLGMAELLIKCLSELEIDSSKLAFQSYDFASNMSGRFNGVQKKITDIVEHNVPYIPCQDHRTNTVLEHTCNVSALIRNFFDTLEELYVFFTSSTKRFKHLQEKIQEIDKSVQLKNLSRTRWTAKADSVRALNQTVDQIIEVLSDISKNREFDGSTRTKALGLYKKILNFDFIASFFFLKNILPKIKILTETIETPTLNIIDCINLIKTTALNLRNTDYDHNSLNSLIESAIKYAEKLNIDPYSDFSKYHRRRIMPKKIDENRDTEVDMDLKTFYRRDFQEILDTLSSGLNDNFEHIKKSIEPLYSVLTFPLDKRNITLTILGDIVAMFPPGSKKPDVHPLQGELEVLFDMNSKVSSFPELLSNVTKLKDNLNQAFCFCMFVLTVPYGVSTNERSFSQLKIIKNVLRTTMSDERLDNLMLLKCESDMALKLDLGYTIDKWATLKKRRIILK